The following are encoded in a window of Amaranthus tricolor cultivar Red isolate AtriRed21 chromosome 2, ASM2621246v1, whole genome shotgun sequence genomic DNA:
- the LOC130805641 gene encoding uncharacterized protein LOC130805641, translating to MVRRNASIKYWRTSGDKVLLRVSPMKGVVRFGARRKLSSRFIGPYDIVEKLGKLAYRLALPNALEPLELDESLTYEEQPVRILDKKVRSTRRRDITMVKVLWSNHRSQEATWETEDSMREQYPHLFLSS from the exons ATGGTCAGACGGAACGCGTCAATCAAATACTggaggacat CGGGTGACAAGGTTCTACTTCGTGTGTCTCCAATGAAAGGAGTAGTTCGCTTTGGTGCTCGTAGAAAGTTAAGCTCACGTTTCATAGGTCCTTATGACATTGTGGAGAAATTAGGGAAGTTAGCCTATCGGTTAGCATTGCCTAATGCTCTGG agccgttagaacttgatgagagcCTAACTTATGAGGAACAGCCTGTCCGGATATTGGAtaagaaggtccgtagtactcgTCGGAGGGATATCACCATGGTTAAAGTATTATGGTCCAATCACCGTTCACAAGAGGCAACCTGGGAGACGGAAGACTCCATGCGAGAGCAGTATCCTCACCTTTTTCTCTCgagttag